In Montipora capricornis isolate CH-2021 chromosome 4, ASM3666992v2, whole genome shotgun sequence, a single genomic region encodes these proteins:
- the LOC138047272 gene encoding tetratricopeptide repeat protein 28-like produces MDYHEHSLSIFKDIGDCLGEGIAWYSQGHDHELLGSLINALSCYRLSIKHFDETRHNLKSVDELKVTFRDSYRVAYTALWRTLLKNGEIEEALYAAEKGRAQALSDILQDQYGIDSQSFSALAPNQTLIAALERLPSQAVFVALDENKITFWVLRKDSKISFRQNEIANGSADLLMETFLKGIGVGDGVRCENRSLDPLRNDLSWSKRCISEKAVLPFSSFLNSLQPLYDVSLGPIADLLQGNELIVVPDGPFCLAPYSALSESIRIRTIPSLTAFNVIVGARDDFHNKTGALLVGDPWLKEVRPNLEQLPCAKQEVEMIGELLQTTPLTGKSATKAEVLKIMKSVALVHIAAHGSETTGEIALAPNNERKSQIPEAEDYILKMSDVQTISFRARLVVLSCCHSGRGEVKSEGVVGIARAFLCAGARSVLVSLWAIDDEATLLFMRSFYQHLVDGKSASAALQQAMKSFRESKQHCAIKHWAPFVLVGDDVTLEFPKK; encoded by the exons atggaTTACCATGAACACAGTCTTAGTATTTTCAAGGATATTGGGGACTGTCTTGGAGAGGGAATCGCGTGGTATTCGCAAGGTCATGATCATGAATTGCTGGGTTCCTTGATTAATGCACTCAGTTGTTATCGTTTAagtataaaacattttgatgaaacaaggcaTAATCTGAAGTCAGTAGACGAATTAAAAGTAACTTTTCGTGATTCTTATCGCGTGGCATACACTGCTCTGTGGAGGAcacttttgaagaatggagagattgaagaagctttgtatgctgctgagaaAGGTCGAGCACAGGCTTTGAGCGATATTTTGCAAGATCAATACGGCATTGACTCTCAGTCATTTTCTGCACTTGCTCCGAATCAAACTCTTATAGCTGCATTAGAGCGTTTACCTTCACAAGCCGTTTTTGTGGCACTTGACGAGAACAAGATCACGTTTTGGGTGCTAAGAAAAGACAGCAAGATCAGCTTTCGACAAAACGAAATCGCAAATGGAAGTGCTGATTTGTTGATGGAAACTTTTTTGAAAGGGATCGGCGTGGGGGATGGTGTCAGATGCGAGAATCGTTCTTTGGATCCACTACGCAATGACCTGTCTTGGAGCAAAAGATGTATCAGTGAGAAAGCAGTTCTACCATTTTCATCCTTTCTTAACTCTTTACAACCGTTGTATGATGTCTCACTCGGGCCAATTGCAGACTTGCTTCAAGGAAATGAGTTAATCGTTGTTcccgatggaccattttgcttggctccatATTCTGCATTGAGTGAATCTATCAGGATCCGCACCATTCCCTCGTTGACCGCTTTTAATGTGATCGTTGGTGCACGTGATGACTTCCACAATAAGACTGGCGCACTGCTTGTAGGTGATCCGTGGTTGAAGGAAGTTCGACCCAATTTGGAACAGCTTCCGTGCGCAAAACAAGAAGTAGAGatgattggagaacttctgcagacaACACCGCTGACTGGAAAAAGTGCCacgaaagctgaggtgctgaaaatTATGAAATCAGTTGCTTTAGTTCACATTGCAGCTCACGGAAGCGAAACGACGGGAGAAATTGCTTTAGCCCCAAATAACGAACGGAAATCGCAAATCCCAGAAGCGGAAGACTacattttgaaaatgtcggaTGTCCAGACAATTTCTTTTCGAGCAAGGCTAGTTGTGCTGAGCTGTTGTCACAGTGGCCGGGGAGAAGTGAAGTCGGAGGGAGTGGTGGGAATTgcaagggctttcctgtgtgctggagctcggtctgttttggtgtcactctgggcaattgatgaCGAGGCAACGTTGCTGTTCATGAGGAGCTTCTACCAGCACCTGGTAGATGGAAAAAGCGCAAGTGCAGCTCTTCAACAAGCAATGAAATCTTTCCGAGAGTCAAAGCAGCATTGCGCTATAAagcactgggcgccatttgtgctggttggcgatgatgtcaccctggaatttccaaaaaaatg a